The following are from one region of the Paenibacillus sp. KS-LC4 genome:
- a CDS encoding alginate lyase family protein — protein MDHLYFRPKQRSDWGAGFKQRFPQQAAAAIAEANRWCEDKPVIWKGLEIDLGQPINWLYNPTGDKEFTWGINRFKHLRSLGTAYACTGDEKYAAKALEHILGWIDTQPCPRNLPEEELTYFQRPGPWRLLETGLRLRQWIYAYHFFDESESWSGEAKQRFLQSVEEHAWFLSTYKASIEINHSIMHMIGLLGAGLTFVSWEESEEWRSIAMKRLEECIRVQVLQDGVHSELTPHYHMVSLELFVDCAVMAKKRGLAFSEEYERIVAGMTRFASLMIRQDGSMAPFADSFANQPPDLNAAALYDNRPGLLLKDQLYEQFWTVGPEAIDRLLAAAAKSPEAASQSQAAASPPDSTAIGAGALLDVHTQERLPFAFPAAGYYGLGDSEQQLIFDAAALGGPHGHADALSFEWCAYGEALFVDPGTYTYMENPWRRYFKSTSAHNTVLVDGLDQTPYLRTQRWGVPEAAVSLIAWEPEQQMICAEHDGYASRGVTHRRALWFLNSGEWVIYDRLIGTGEHTYQHRLHTRLLEWETRRLATDSGASNDQKHPLDHPACYYAKGSGLFNGVEAASTSPLTCELLVFGPPELELDVEDSWESVHQMKMQPLKVLQGLLTTEHAGAWFITVMKPSLGTQQLKTSEWSVSIGEHGRPVLSLNRDGQLAVFAMPE, from the coding sequence ATGGATCATTTGTATTTTAGGCCGAAGCAGAGAAGCGATTGGGGAGCAGGCTTTAAGCAGCGTTTTCCACAGCAGGCTGCCGCTGCGATTGCCGAGGCGAATCGCTGGTGCGAGGATAAGCCTGTCATTTGGAAAGGGCTTGAAATTGATTTGGGCCAGCCCATTAATTGGCTTTACAACCCAACCGGGGACAAGGAATTTACATGGGGCATTAATCGCTTTAAGCATCTTCGCTCCTTAGGCACCGCCTATGCGTGCACAGGGGACGAGAAATATGCGGCTAAGGCGCTGGAGCATATTTTAGGCTGGATCGATACGCAGCCTTGTCCGAGAAATTTGCCGGAGGAGGAGCTGACCTATTTTCAAAGGCCGGGTCCGTGGCGACTGCTGGAAACGGGTCTCAGGCTGCGCCAATGGATATATGCCTATCATTTTTTCGATGAATCGGAAAGCTGGAGTGGCGAGGCGAAGCAGCGGTTTCTTCAATCGGTGGAGGAGCATGCCTGGTTTCTCTCTACCTATAAAGCGAGCATTGAAATCAATCATTCGATTATGCATATGATCGGGCTGCTAGGCGCGGGACTGACGTTTGTTTCTTGGGAGGAAAGCGAGGAATGGCGCAGCATAGCGATGAAGCGGCTGGAGGAATGCATCCGCGTGCAGGTGCTGCAAGATGGCGTCCATTCGGAGCTTACGCCGCACTACCATATGGTATCGCTGGAGCTGTTCGTTGATTGTGCCGTTATGGCGAAAAAGCGTGGACTTGCGTTCTCCGAGGAATATGAGCGTATTGTGGCTGGCATGACGCGCTTCGCAAGCCTGATGATCAGGCAGGACGGCAGCATGGCGCCGTTTGCCGATTCCTTCGCGAATCAGCCGCCAGATTTGAATGCGGCGGCTCTGTATGATAATCGTCCGGGGCTGCTGCTGAAGGATCAGCTGTATGAGCAGTTTTGGACGGTCGGCCCTGAGGCGATCGACCGTCTGCTGGCAGCGGCGGCTAAATCGCCAGAAGCAGCATCGCAGTCGCAAGCAGCAGCATCTCCGCCCGATTCAACGGCAATCGGGGCAGGAGCGTTGCTCGATGTCCATACACAGGAGCGGCTGCCGTTTGCTTTTCCGGCAGCAGGCTATTATGGGCTTGGCGATTCGGAGCAGCAGCTCATCTTCGATGCCGCTGCACTTGGCGGCCCTCATGGACATGCCGACGCGTTGTCCTTTGAATGGTGCGCCTATGGCGAAGCATTGTTCGTCGATCCGGGCACGTACACCTATATGGAAAATCCGTGGCGCCGTTATTTCAAAAGCACCTCCGCCCATAATACCGTTCTCGTAGACGGGCTGGATCAGACGCCTTACTTGCGTACCCAAAGATGGGGGGTGCCAGAAGCTGCTGTTTCCTTAATCGCTTGGGAGCCGGAGCAGCAAATGATTTGCGCGGAGCATGACGGCTATGCATCCCGTGGCGTAACGCACAGGCGCGCCTTATGGTTTCTGAATAGCGGAGAATGGGTTATTTATGATCGCCTGATTGGTACTGGCGAGCATACGTATCAGCATCGGCTGCATACTAGGCTGCTAGAGTGGGAGACGCGAAGACTGGCAACGGACAGCGGTGCTTCGAATGATCAGAAGCATCCCCTTGATCATCCTGCCTGCTACTATGCTAAAGGCAGCGGCTTGTTCAACGGAGTAGAAGCTGCTTCTACTTCGCCACTGACGTGCGAGCTGCTCGTATTTGGGCCGCCGGAGCTGGAGCTCGACGTGGAGGACAGCTGGGAATCGGTTCACCAAATGAAGATGCAGCCGCTGAAGGTGCTTCAGGGCTTGCTGACAACAGAACATGCTGGTGCTTGGTTTATTACGGTGATGAAGCCATCTCTAGGAACGCAGCAGTTGAAGACCTCTGAATGGAGCGTCAGCATAGGAGAGCATGGCCGCCCTGTCCTGAGCTTAAACCGTGACGGACAGCTTGCTGTGTTCGCTATGCCTGAATGA
- a CDS encoding extracellular solute-binding protein: MKKRFSTKRSFLLCSLLVMALMLGACSTGNGTNAAPEASAGTDGASSAAKTKISYWTIDRHDMDYMQEKVDKYNETNTDNIEVEMKVMADNYNQAIEVAFASNQAPDIFRSGDFQTYVSKGYFAPLDTLLSKEFLAKFDGLLVEDVYTKDGHVYTLPNTGQFWRLLYNVDLLEKAGYTEPPKTLDEMVEIAKKVTEQGKAEGIYGFASNFKNGSGFTRPAFASGSLSSGTSHEGFNYQTGEFDFGMYRDIAQALHQMKVDGSMIPGAEALDIDPLRAQFAQGKIAMYVNHSSEPAVYTSQFPTEINWSSTLVPTKDGQINGVTWVNAGGYIGINAQSDKQAAAVKFLEYLYNTELRKEYQEKGLGLSVLPYVNEAAGKPELKGIEGFLPTKYDGIYPATPISVTETKLEGKKASDVFIEYILTSNQDLDAVIKDLNARYNKALAAARTEGLTNIQANPSFSAKSLQGSLGQ; encoded by the coding sequence ATGAAAAAAAGATTTTCAACGAAACGCTCGTTTCTGCTTTGCAGCTTGCTGGTAATGGCTTTGATGCTGGGAGCTTGTTCAACGGGTAACGGAACGAATGCCGCACCAGAAGCAAGCGCGGGTACAGACGGTGCAAGCAGCGCAGCAAAGACGAAAATTTCCTATTGGACAATAGATCGTCATGACATGGATTATATGCAGGAGAAGGTAGACAAATATAACGAAACGAATACAGATAACATTGAAGTAGAAATGAAGGTTATGGCGGATAACTACAATCAGGCGATTGAGGTTGCATTCGCAAGCAACCAGGCTCCAGACATTTTCCGCAGCGGTGACTTTCAGACTTATGTAAGCAAAGGCTATTTTGCTCCACTTGATACGCTGCTCAGCAAAGAGTTTTTAGCGAAATTCGACGGTTTGCTGGTAGAGGATGTTTATACAAAAGACGGACATGTGTATACGCTTCCAAACACAGGCCAGTTCTGGCGCCTGCTGTACAATGTAGACCTGCTGGAGAAGGCTGGCTACACAGAGCCGCCAAAGACGCTTGACGAAATGGTTGAGATTGCGAAAAAAGTAACAGAGCAAGGCAAGGCTGAAGGCATTTACGGCTTCGCCAGCAATTTCAAAAATGGCTCCGGCTTTACGCGTCCAGCATTTGCATCGGGCTCGCTCAGCTCGGGAACAAGCCACGAGGGCTTTAACTACCAAACCGGAGAATTTGATTTCGGCATGTACCGTGATATTGCACAGGCGCTTCACCAAATGAAAGTAGATGGCAGCATGATTCCTGGCGCTGAAGCACTGGATATTGATCCGCTTCGCGCCCAGTTTGCACAAGGCAAAATCGCGATGTATGTGAACCACTCCAGTGAGCCGGCAGTCTACACGTCGCAATTCCCGACAGAAATCAACTGGTCATCAACGCTTGTACCGACGAAGGATGGTCAAATCAACGGTGTAACTTGGGTTAATGCAGGCGGTTATATCGGAATCAATGCACAATCGGACAAGCAAGCTGCAGCTGTGAAGTTTTTAGAATACCTGTACAACACAGAGCTTCGTAAGGAATATCAAGAGAAGGGCCTTGGACTTTCCGTTCTGCCTTATGTGAATGAAGCAGCAGGCAAGCCTGAACTGAAGGGCATCGAGGGCTTCCTTCCAACAAAATATGACGGCATCTATCCAGCAACTCCGATTTCGGTTACAGAAACGAAGCTGGAAGGCAAAAAAGCAAGCGATGTATTCATTGAATACATTTTGACCAGCAATCAGGACTTGGATGCTGTAATTAAGGATTTGAATGCGAGATACAACAAAGCGCTAGCAGCGGCTCGTACGGAGGGGTTGACCAATATTCAGGCCAATCCGTCGTTCAGCGCCAAGAGCCTGCAAGGCTCGCTCGGCCAGTAG
- a CDS encoding helix-turn-helix domain-containing protein: protein MSQITMCIIDDVKTVIDGIVSKIPWKEHGIQIVGTASNGHDGLQLIKEKHPHIVLTDIRMPMRTGIDMIRELKESGEPEAKVIFFSGYTDFTYAQESVRLGAFDYLVKPFTTQQIVDVVLRAKAQIETQQLEQLDRLTLERKVRESLPYLRQEYFRLLIRHDELPERAHDKWEFLSIDMDTRCFVAMSVQIEGLMDEHSPLSVREVELTRFAVQNIMEETIKKRAKGIVFREHLGQFVILLNPNEEVGMLALAEECRDNVNRYAKRDISIGVGSCVEGISEIALSYNQAKTALSYQFYSGSGCVISYSDIERQNHISPHYSADKEVELLYCLRSGNREGTEKLLESISEECLRYPTPPDPEVMTNLFYGLAFSIYRVIAEKADSKQRIWLDERLSMIKKGRYLSTSELINDVLELGLTGCDWLQKRQKNNVGQLIHQAMNYVGGRLGSDLTVQECANVVHLSPSYFSNLFKKETGMTFMQYVTSARMDKAKELLLEGLQVQDITYELGYRDRPYFTELFKKHTGLTPTEFRSKYESAEPEAQS from the coding sequence ATGAGTCAAATTACGATGTGCATCATAGATGATGTAAAGACGGTCATTGATGGAATCGTATCAAAGATACCTTGGAAGGAGCATGGCATTCAAATTGTGGGCACGGCTTCTAACGGCCATGATGGCTTGCAGCTTATTAAAGAGAAGCATCCGCATATTGTACTGACCGACATTCGGATGCCGATGCGAACCGGCATTGATATGATTCGTGAGCTGAAGGAAAGTGGAGAGCCGGAGGCCAAGGTTATTTTTTTCAGCGGCTATACCGACTTCACCTATGCTCAGGAATCAGTGAGACTGGGAGCGTTCGATTATTTGGTTAAGCCGTTTACGACGCAGCAAATTGTTGACGTTGTGCTGCGCGCTAAAGCACAGATTGAAACGCAGCAGCTGGAGCAGCTGGACCGGCTGACGCTGGAGCGTAAGGTGAGGGAAAGCTTGCCCTATTTGCGCCAAGAGTATTTCCGACTGCTGATCCGGCATGATGAGCTGCCCGAGCGGGCGCATGACAAGTGGGAATTTCTAAGCATCGATATGGATACCCGCTGTTTCGTAGCGATGTCTGTGCAGATCGAGGGGCTAATGGACGAGCATTCCCCGCTATCCGTGCGGGAAGTGGAGCTAACCCGCTTCGCCGTACAAAACATAATGGAGGAAACGATTAAAAAACGGGCGAAGGGCATCGTATTTCGAGAGCATTTGGGCCAATTTGTCATATTGCTGAACCCTAATGAGGAGGTAGGTATGCTGGCGCTGGCGGAGGAGTGCCGGGATAATGTGAATCGCTACGCGAAGCGGGACATTTCCATTGGCGTCGGAAGCTGCGTGGAAGGCATCAGCGAAATCGCTCTTTCCTATAATCAGGCGAAAACAGCGCTCAGCTATCAGTTTTATTCCGGCAGTGGCTGTGTCATCTCCTATAGCGATATTGAACGGCAAAATCATATTTCACCCCATTATTCCGCAGATAAGGAGGTGGAACTGCTCTATTGCTTGCGCTCAGGCAACCGGGAAGGGACGGAGAAGCTGCTGGAGAGCATTTCCGAGGAATGCCTGCGTTATCCGACGCCGCCTGATCCAGAAGTGATGACCAATTTGTTTTATGGACTGGCCTTCTCCATTTACCGCGTCATTGCCGAGAAGGCGGACAGCAAGCAGCGCATATGGCTTGATGAACGGCTGAGCATGATTAAGAAAGGCCGGTATTTATCTACCTCCGAGCTGATTAACGATGTGTTGGAGCTCGGACTGACCGGCTGTGACTGGCTCCAGAAGCGCCAGAAAAACAATGTCGGCCAGCTCATTCATCAGGCTATGAATTATGTGGGCGGCCGTCTCGGCAGCGACTTGACAGTACAGGAATGCGCGAATGTCGTCCACTTGAGCCCGAGCTATTTTTCCAATTTGTTTAAAAAAGAGACCGGAATGACATTCATGCAATATGTCACCTCCGCACGAATGGACAAGGCAAAGGAGCTGCTGCTGGAAGGGCTGCAAGTACAGGATATAACGTATGAGCTTGGCTATCGGGACCGTCCGTATTTTACCGAGCTGTTCAAAAAGCATACGGGGCTTACGCCTACGGAATTTCGCAGCAAATACGAAAGCGCGGAACCGGAAGCACAATCATAG
- a CDS encoding sensor histidine kinase, which translates to MKRIFRKMSLKRRLWVSFVLLTVVCISVTGTYVSVSFSREMESQATKTSQDTLNKSARVLDERLKNIVVLVSTLMMGEPFQRTLKDVQSSSKKEYYNRLSELQTPFAQLMLAEQSIDSVLVHTPLGDFYPTGNRRSPGRDFENTIINQKIMDTKERWSKLWVPGHADELFSRRSSVITLIIKPFFDIQLPGVYVVVNIREDILLDLIQADMQSASLQQLVVDRTGKEVLASTEGIPQSNQQIYERVGSSARGNFEYISQSGDAYLLNYAALGMNPDWVLIGYQSKSELLEPVQRMRWTILTIMGGCVVLALVMSSMLSELLLKPLFKLRNLMMKVEHNKLDVRFESAFEDEISQVGHKFNRMMEQIGELIEEVKASEQDKRKSEIKALQAQIDPHFLYNTLNTIYWKSEMEEQQAVSGMIVSLSLLFRLGLNNGREITTLRQELEHVAQYLNLQEMCYPDLFRYSIQTVDEKLLDTPVLKILLQPLVENSILHGFQELPHEGIIRIEAEADAAKGLLVLTVTDNGIGMDAQRVEKMLNGPVVERTSYALVNVRTRLSLYYGYKASIELESEPGVQTSVKLIIPIQEVINE; encoded by the coding sequence ATGAAACGTATATTTCGAAAAATGTCGCTAAAAAGACGGCTGTGGGTTTCGTTCGTTTTATTAACCGTCGTATGTATATCGGTCACGGGAACTTATGTTTCCGTGTCTTTTTCTCGTGAAATGGAATCACAGGCAACGAAGACCAGTCAGGATACGCTCAATAAGTCGGCGAGGGTGCTGGATGAGCGCTTGAAAAATATCGTCGTGCTCGTCTCCACCCTCATGATGGGCGAGCCCTTCCAACGAACGCTGAAGGATGTGCAGTCAAGCAGCAAGAAGGAATATTATAATCGGCTTTCCGAGCTGCAAACGCCCTTTGCCCAGCTGATGCTGGCTGAGCAGTCCATTGACTCCGTGCTGGTGCATACGCCGCTCGGTGATTTTTATCCAACGGGAAATCGGCGCAGCCCGGGCCGCGATTTTGAGAATACGATTATTAATCAGAAGATAATGGATACCAAGGAAAGATGGAGCAAGCTATGGGTGCCGGGACATGCAGATGAGCTGTTCAGCCGGAGAAGCTCTGTTATTACCTTAATCATTAAACCGTTTTTTGATATCCAGCTGCCCGGTGTGTATGTCGTAGTCAACATTCGCGAGGATATTTTACTGGATCTCATTCAGGCGGATATGCAGAGCGCCAGCCTTCAGCAGCTCGTCGTGGATCGGACTGGCAAGGAGGTTCTTGCTTCTACGGAAGGCATCCCGCAAAGCAATCAACAAATTTATGAGCGGGTCGGTTCCAGCGCCCGAGGAAACTTTGAATATATAAGCCAGAGCGGTGACGCTTATTTGCTTAATTATGCTGCGCTTGGGATGAATCCAGATTGGGTATTGATCGGCTATCAATCCAAGTCGGAGCTGCTGGAGCCTGTCCAGCGCATGCGCTGGACGATTCTTACGATTATGGGCGGCTGCGTCGTACTGGCGCTGGTCATGTCCAGCATGCTGTCGGAGCTGCTGCTAAAGCCGCTGTTCAAGCTGCGTAATCTCATGATGAAGGTTGAGCACAATAAGCTTGATGTCAGGTTTGAGAGCGCATTTGAGGATGAAATTAGTCAGGTTGGCCACAAGTTTAACCGGATGATGGAGCAAATTGGCGAATTAATTGAAGAGGTTAAAGCATCCGAGCAGGACAAGCGCAAATCGGAAATTAAAGCGCTGCAGGCGCAGATTGATCCTCATTTTTTGTACAATACGTTAAATACAATTTATTGGAAAAGCGAGATGGAGGAGCAGCAGGCGGTCAGCGGCATGATTGTTTCGCTGTCCCTGCTGTTCCGGCTGGGCCTGAACAATGGCCGGGAAATTACGACGCTGCGGCAGGAACTGGAGCATGTGGCGCAATATTTAAATTTGCAGGAAATGTGCTATCCGGATTTGTTTAGGTACAGCATACAGACGGTCGATGAGAAGCTGCTGGATACTCCTGTGCTTAAAATTTTGCTGCAGCCGCTGGTGGAAAATTCTATTTTGCACGGCTTTCAGGAGCTGCCCCATGAGGGGATAATCCGAATTGAGGCGGAGGCCGATGCTGCAAAGGGCTTGCTGGTGCTGACCGTCACGGACAATGGGATTGGCATGGATGCCCAGCGAGTGGAAAAAATGCTGAATGGTCCAGTGGTGGAGCGCACGAGCTATGCATTAGTGAACGTAAGGACAAGATTGTCGCTGTATTACGGCTATAAGGCTTCCATAGAGCTTGAAAGCGAGCCGGGCGTGCAAACCTCCGTTAAGCTAATCATTCCTATTCAAGAGGTGATAAACGAATGA
- a CDS encoding carbohydrate ABC transporter permease, translated as MTIRKIIVRTPVWLLLLVTAALMLFPIVIALFGSFKTNLELTTGATFFPSTWQFKNYLQAWTQADFSAYTFNSLYVAVFATVGTLLVSSMAAYAVDRVAFKGKKLFILLQSFTLFISIGAVVLRPQFDLMVSIGLQKSLWGVIIILISAHATAFFMVIGFFRGIPRELDEAALIDGCNFYSTFWLIILPLLRPALAVVSLFTFRNAWNEYILPLVFSLSRPDLQTLPVGLANLRYGAGAAVENQLMLAGACISIFPLLIVYVFANRSFMQVTVGSVKG; from the coding sequence ATGACCATTCGCAAAATAATCGTACGCACGCCAGTATGGCTGCTGCTGCTTGTTACGGCAGCCTTGATGCTTTTTCCAATCGTAATTGCGCTGTTCGGCTCCTTCAAGACCAACCTGGAGCTGACTACGGGAGCGACATTCTTCCCTTCCACCTGGCAATTTAAAAACTATTTGCAGGCTTGGACTCAAGCGGATTTCTCCGCTTATACCTTCAATAGCTTGTATGTAGCCGTGTTTGCTACAGTGGGCACGCTGCTCGTATCCTCAATGGCAGCCTATGCGGTTGACCGAGTAGCTTTCAAGGGTAAGAAGCTATTTATATTGCTGCAATCGTTCACTTTGTTTATTTCCATCGGTGCCGTCGTGCTTCGTCCGCAGTTCGATTTGATGGTTTCCATCGGTTTGCAGAAATCGCTATGGGGTGTCATAATCATTCTAATTAGCGCCCATGCGACTGCGTTTTTTATGGTCATTGGCTTTTTCCGCGGCATTCCCCGGGAGCTCGATGAAGCGGCGCTTATAGATGGCTGTAATTTCTACTCCACCTTCTGGCTCATTATTTTGCCGCTGCTGCGTCCAGCTCTGGCGGTTGTATCGCTATTTACCTTCCGTAACGCTTGGAATGAATATATTTTGCCGCTCGTCTTTTCCCTGTCGCGGCCTGATCTGCAGACCTTGCCGGTGGGACTTGCGAATTTGCGCTACGGGGCAGGAGCTGCGGTTGAAAATCAATTGATGCTCGCAGGGGCATGTATTTCGATTTTCCCTCTGCTCATCGTTTATGTTTTCGCGAACCGTTCCTTTATGCAGGTTACAGTTGGCTCGGTTAAGGGCTAA
- a CDS encoding sugar ABC transporter permease: protein MHKNRIGAYLFSFPSFFLTMALGIYPVVWALRYMFFDYQGFGTPKFIGLENFARVGRDVEFWHSVLNTFIYAGGKLIITLPLSLILAVILNRKLRGRHLFRAVFFLPTIFSASVMSIVFYIVFNSYNGIINQYLMKLNIVSAPVDWLGAANAMTTIVIIAVWGAVGNYMLLFIAGLQNIPEDVYEAASLDGVNPVQRMWYITIPMLGPVLQMIIMLAITTSLKGYESIMVLTEGGPFGKTEVMYLYLYKLFFPLTTSGTSVQNIGYGSAVGFTTAVIVGIVTWLYFWMSKKLNNVY from the coding sequence ATGCATAAAAATCGAATCGGGGCGTATTTGTTCAGCTTTCCAAGCTTTTTTCTAACTATGGCGCTCGGTATTTATCCGGTTGTATGGGCGCTTCGATATATGTTTTTCGACTATCAAGGGTTTGGCACGCCGAAATTTATCGGTCTTGAGAACTTTGCGCGAGTGGGAAGGGATGTCGAGTTCTGGCACTCCGTTCTGAATACTTTCATCTATGCGGGTGGAAAATTAATCATTACGCTTCCGTTATCGCTTATACTGGCGGTTATTTTGAATCGGAAGCTGCGGGGACGGCATCTGTTTCGGGCGGTTTTTTTCCTGCCAACGATATTCAGCGCCTCAGTTATGTCCATCGTCTTCTATATTGTGTTCAACTCCTACAACGGGATTATCAATCAGTATTTAATGAAGCTAAACATCGTATCTGCTCCAGTAGACTGGCTGGGTGCTGCGAATGCGATGACGACAATCGTCATTATTGCGGTGTGGGGGGCAGTCGGCAACTATATGCTGCTCTTTATTGCGGGACTTCAGAATATTCCTGAGGATGTGTATGAAGCGGCATCGCTTGATGGTGTAAATCCGGTGCAGCGGATGTGGTACATTACGATTCCTATGCTCGGCCCTGTCCTGCAAATGATTATTATGCTGGCGATTACAACGTCGCTTAAAGGCTATGAGAGCATTATGGTATTGACGGAGGGCGGTCCTTTCGGCAAAACCGAGGTTATGTATTTATACCTGTACAAGCTGTTCTTCCCATTGACGACGTCAGGCACCTCCGTGCAAAATATCGGCTACGGCAGCGCGGTCGGCTTCACAACGGCTGTTATTGTCGGTATCGTCACATGGCTGTATTTCTGGATGTCGAAAAAACTTAATAACGTTTATTAA